In a genomic window of Moraxella osloensis:
- a CDS encoding transposase — protein sequence MNKDMIELYSDYLIASFGQVTATGLANLLQGSIYHDSITRFLNSETLTAKEQWQLIKPMLRQHENATPNAIGYLIFDDTIQPKPHTSVDDINCWHYDHTQNKNVKGINLLNCLYHRKDIDIPLSFDIITKSNVFTDDKGNVKRKSDKTKNQRLLDMFDRAIKNQVKFDYVLADSWFSAKATFKHIRKANKHFIFALKSNRLVALTPDDREKGNFVRIDKSNLPDNTPVRGFLNDYHDEVLLLRRVFTNKDDSTGVLYLVCSDLQCNKDKFINGYQKRWQVEVYHKSLKQNANLGKSPAHSQRARFNHMFLATYAVFKLECLKIKTKLNHFALRTKLLISANQSAFAQLKAISGA from the coding sequence ATGAACAAAGACATGATAGAACTCTACAGCGACTACCTCATCGCAAGTTTTGGGCAAGTCACCGCCACAGGACTTGCCAATCTACTACAAGGGAGCATCTACCATGACAGCATCACCCGCTTTCTAAACAGTGAAACACTCACCGCCAAAGAACAATGGCAACTGATTAAACCCATGCTAAGACAGCATGAAAATGCCACACCCAATGCCATCGGCTATCTCATCTTTGATGACACCATACAGCCCAAACCGCACACAAGCGTCGACGACATCAACTGCTGGCACTACGACCACACCCAAAACAAAAATGTTAAAGGCATTAACCTGCTTAACTGTCTGTATCATCGCAAAGATATCGACATACCCTTAAGCTTTGACATCATTACCAAATCCAATGTCTTTACCGATGACAAAGGCAACGTTAAACGTAAAAGTGATAAAACCAAAAACCAGCGACTGCTTGATATGTTTGATAGGGCAATCAAAAACCAAGTCAAATTCGACTATGTATTAGCCGATTCTTGGTTTTCAGCCAAAGCGACATTCAAACATATTCGTAAAGCTAACAAGCATTTCATCTTTGCGTTAAAGTCAAATCGCTTAGTGGCTTTAACCCCTGATGATAGAGAAAAAGGTAACTTTGTACGTATTGATAAATCTAATCTACCCGATAATACCCCTGTTCGCGGCTTTTTAAATGACTATCATGATGAAGTCTTGTTATTACGCCGAGTCTTTACAAACAAGGACGATTCTACAGGGGTGTTATATCTGGTATGCTCAGATTTGCAATGCAACAAGGATAAATTTATCAACGGCTATCAAAAACGATGGCAGGTTGAAGTGTATCATAAGTCGTTAAAGCAAAATGCCAATTTGGGTAAGTCGCCTGCTCATAGCCAAAGGGCTCGGTTTAATCATATGTTTTTAGCCACGTATGCGGTGTTTAAGCTTGAGTGTTTGAAAATCAAAACCAAGTTAAATCATTTCGCTTTGCGTACAAAGTTACTAATTTCTGCTAATCAGTCGGCTTTTGCCCAGCTTAAGGCTATTAGCGGTGCGTAA